In a genomic window of Branchiostoma lanceolatum isolate klBraLanc5 chromosome 12, klBraLanc5.hap2, whole genome shotgun sequence:
- the LOC136445546 gene encoding protein phosphatase inhibitor 2-like isoform X1, producing the protein MAAVHDPDKQPRRGILKKTSSKGSFDAPPEFRAPVPEAQPSLRRRRPPPLYIPKQRETEGNIKWDEMNILATYHPPDKDYGHMKVEEPKTPYNYMDEEDGPDLDPDALTQKMMEGKKPKVVARLEEAEEEEESEEEEENLTEEDKAKKDDFEEKRKQHYNEFYAVQLARKLMEDEEEETEEEESKSEESPMEEQSEFQHAEDERMELADNSRGSVVERDANHSALAEARKDDENVEILV; encoded by the exons ATGGCGGCGGTTCACGATCCGGACAAGCAGCCGCGCCGAGGAATTCTCAAGAAAACTTCCAGTAAAGGAAGTTTCGACGCCCCTCCTGAGTTCAGAGCGCCGGTGCCGGAAGCCCAGCCCAG tctacGACGTCGAAGGCCCCCTCCGCTTTATATCCCAAAACAGCGAGAGAC TGAGGGTAACATCAAATGGGATGAGATGAACATCCTGGCGACATATCACCCGCCTGACAAGGACTATGGACACATGAAGGTTGAAGAGCCCAAGACCCCCTACAACTACATGGATGAAGAGGATGGGCCTGATTTGGACCCTGATGCACTCACTCAGAA AATGATGGAAGGAAAGAAGCCTAAAGTGGTGGCCAGACTGGAAgaggcagaagaagaagaggagagtgaagaggaggaggaaaacCTTACCGAAGAAGACAAAG CTAAGAAAGACGACTTTGAGGAGAAGAGAAAACAACACTACAACGAGTTCTACGCCGTGCAGCTCGCGAGAAAACTGATggaagacgaagaagaagaaacggaaGAAGAAGAGTCAAAGTCCGAGGAATCTCCCATGGAAGAGCAGTCGGAATTTCAGCACGCGGAAGACGAAAGAATGGAATTGGCAGATAACTCTAGAGGCTCAGTAGTAGAGAGAGATGCAAATCACTCTGCTTTGGCGGAGGCACGCAAAGACGatgaaaatgtagaaattcTAGTATAG
- the LOC136445546 gene encoding protein phosphatase inhibitor 2-like isoform X2 codes for MAAVHDPDKQPRRGILKKTSSKGSFDAPPEFRAPVPEAQPSEGNIKWDEMNILATYHPPDKDYGHMKVEEPKTPYNYMDEEDGPDLDPDALTQKMMEGKKPKVVARLEEAEEEEESEEEEENLTEEDKAKKDDFEEKRKQHYNEFYAVQLARKLMEDEEEETEEEESKSEESPMEEQSEFQHAEDERMELADNSRGSVVERDANHSALAEARKDDENVEILV; via the exons ATGGCGGCGGTTCACGATCCGGACAAGCAGCCGCGCCGAGGAATTCTCAAGAAAACTTCCAGTAAAGGAAGTTTCGACGCCCCTCCTGAGTTCAGAGCGCCGGTGCCGGAAGCCCAGCCCAG TGAGGGTAACATCAAATGGGATGAGATGAACATCCTGGCGACATATCACCCGCCTGACAAGGACTATGGACACATGAAGGTTGAAGAGCCCAAGACCCCCTACAACTACATGGATGAAGAGGATGGGCCTGATTTGGACCCTGATGCACTCACTCAGAA AATGATGGAAGGAAAGAAGCCTAAAGTGGTGGCCAGACTGGAAgaggcagaagaagaagaggagagtgaagaggaggaggaaaacCTTACCGAAGAAGACAAAG CTAAGAAAGACGACTTTGAGGAGAAGAGAAAACAACACTACAACGAGTTCTACGCCGTGCAGCTCGCGAGAAAACTGATggaagacgaagaagaagaaacggaaGAAGAAGAGTCAAAGTCCGAGGAATCTCCCATGGAAGAGCAGTCGGAATTTCAGCACGCGGAAGACGAAAGAATGGAATTGGCAGATAACTCTAGAGGCTCAGTAGTAGAGAGAGATGCAAATCACTCTGCTTTGGCGGAGGCACGCAAAGACGatgaaaatgtagaaattcTAGTATAG